ACGCACtaacatgaaatgttttgagTGTAAATGCTGTGCTTCTGTTATTCtctaaaaactgaataaattgaATGCTGGAAAAAAAGTCTGTCGTTTGTGGAGGAGGACCAAGGTCCTTCCTTTGTATGCTGTCATTCACACTGTACAATGAGGAAACATTTCATGCAGGATATAGAACTCTAAATAATAAATTCTCCCCAGTACACCTCGGCGGCAAGCTTTACTCCCCAACAGGAGCAGTGCAGGAAATAAAGGGGAGTTAAAGAGACAGGCATTGTGCATCTATTGTGCTTTATTAGATATAGAAAGCAAAACAGAAGAAACAGAGTCATGCATCATTGTGTCAACTGACACAGGATCCCCGCTGATTAACAAAGAAGAGAGGGATTGAATCGTGAGGTAGAGAGGGCCTGAGGGAGGGGCTTACAGCACTGAGAAACAAAAGAAAGCATTGAAAAGAACAATCACCTCAGAATTCCATTGCCCAACAAAACACATCAGGAGTTAAATAAATGTCCAGTGCTTTCAAGAAATTGTACTTGTTTGATGATGTTATAGACTCGAGTAGTATCAAAtctgtttgaaatagaaatagattAGAAGTATCGCTTTGGTTGAGACTTGATCTTGAAGGGCTGACTTCGTGTAACATGAATCCATGCAGAGTTCATtctcaaaaatattttcacaaggTCTCGCTCACAAACCTGTAGAATAATCCTTTAATGGGTTGCAGTTAAATATCAAATTGTTATCATGACTTAACTCATTTGaggcatttttaattgtttgcagTGTGTGTAATTGTGCTGACTGCCTTATTTATAGcaatataaataatgtacaatTATATAGATTTGTCAATCTCTCCATAgtgttacatttattaaacaattatagaTATAGCATACTTAACAATAAATACAGctattcataaattaaataaaagttcaaattccTCAAAATTAgtatttctttgctttttttttcttttttctttttacatagcATGTGTTGTCCATTCAGAAACCCTTATGAGCCCAGAAGGCTTTTGGTAAAACAAagttaatctctctctctctgcagacaAGTTTCAAAAAAATTCAGAATGCACCTAATGCACTTAAAATACTTTCCAACAAACCACACAGAACCATTAATAAACTTTCAAAATAGGCTATACAAATAGTGCTGAGTGTTATAGCTTCATATCAACTGTAGAAACATGAGCAAATTATGTTCGATGTTTATAAAACACTATAACAGATacagaaatagagagaaaaaaggtAAGAGAGGTTATGGactgaaaatattaaacagaaaagcCCATCAAATGTTTGGCTCAAACTGTAGCTTAACATTCAAAACTCACTGACAAAAGAGAGTAACCAGGAAACCCTGCTCTTAATTTAGTAGAGTACCACAGAACAGTAAAAGAGGGTACCCAGGAAACTCTGCTCTCAGTTTAGTAGAGTACCATAGAGCTGTGCCTTGGTGAGACTGTCCTTTCTTGACAGTCCTAGTGTGCCAAATTTTTGGTACGGTTGTTGTGGAGGGGGTGGTGGAGTGGTTCCCTGAGGGGACATGCTGTGCCTCTCGGGTTGGTAATGCTGCAGCTCAGCAGCCATCTCCAGAGATCCATGGTCCAGTGACTCATTTGAACTATTGGGACTTACGTCAACATACTCTGTTGCCTGGCCCCCAGCTGCCACCCCACCGTCCTTGGGGCTGTAGAGGCTGTGCTCAGACTCTTGGCTATCCTCCTTGGAGCGGTAAAGGTGAGGTTGGCTTTGCTGCTGCCGTAAGCCTGGGCTGCAATCAGGGCTGGGGCTAGAGAAGGGATCTACTACCCCAGCATGATGGTGGTATACATCAGTACCTTCCTGGAAGCTACTGTAGAGAGGACCAAGACGAATTTTTGCAGGCCGAACAGAGAAGTGCTGCTCAGAGAAGCTGTAGGGTGATGCCCGGCCAGGACTACGGTGTGAGTGGGCACTCAGGTCCTCCACACTCAGTTGCCTCCACCGACCAATCAGCTCTTCTTCCTCAGGATTAAAAGCGCTTCCACGGCGACTGTCACCATAGGTGATGCTGGGGGAGGTGGAAGGTGGCAGGGGCTCATAAGGTTCACTGTAACAGGAGGACATTGTTCTGCTGTAGATGGGTGAGCTACCATTCTGATGGTGGCTGGACTCAGTTGGTTGAAAAGTGTGGGCCTTCGTAAAGGTGCTTGGACTCTCCCTCTCCCAGGAAGAGTCGCTCTTGTGCTCGTATTCACCCCCATCCCTCCAGTCCATGTAGAGAGCTTGGTGGCGCGGAGAAGATGCAGCACTGCTTGGAGGATCCTGACCCTTGTCCTCTGACCCTCCTCCACTAAAACTTGAGTAAGAGCTAGAGCCTCCTCCCAGAGAGGTTGTAAACTTTCGGAAGTGGTCCTGGGAGAAGCCAGGCTGCAGGGACATGGATCCCTCTTCTGGGTTGCTGTCAGTGGAGTTCTGGGGTTCATACACTGTTCGCTGTCCATGGACGTCCATGCTGGGTCTGCGCTCTCGTCTCCGTTCATCAGGGCAATAAAGTGCTGTGTCACTGCTATATAGGTCTGACTTGAAAGTAGCTCGGAGGCCAAGCCGCTCAGTGCTACCCACAAGGCTTGTGCCCACAAGGAATCCCTGGCGTTCCTTGGGTTGTGGGCTAGGTGAGCGAGAGGCTTGACTGCCACAGACCTCGTCTGGTTTCTCCAGGACCTTAGCAATGACAGAGGCAGGCACTGTGTCGGCATATGGGGAATGGCAGAGGGAAGAACCCTCCATGTGCAAGCTTACACGCTCCTGAAACTCTGCAGGCAACTGAGAGAGTAAAACACAGATTTCCATTAGATGTATCCAATGAACAATAAGAGTTGAGAAGCtcacaaaaagagaaaaaggtaGGCTGTTATGGAAATGTATCTGGAAGTGATAAGAATGGAATAATAGCTTAGGTAAGGTCAATATCAGTAAGAAGTTAGCAAGAAACATGCAAGAGATTGGCAAATGAAACTGAAGCACCTAGTGAACACAGAAGTTTGCAAAGCAGACCACCAAAGATATTGTTAATGACCAGTATTAAGTCTTCAGACAAGTCCGTACAAATGGTCTACATAAGTACATGGTTTTTAGTATTTCATTTAGCGAAAATTCACCAGAGGGAAAACCACAGATTTCATTATCACTgacactacacacacattttttgccATAGCAACAAGAAGAAAGTAAATTGCAGCTAATTAGCTAACAGTACATGGCTAATTATAGAAACATGATAAGAGGAGCCAAGACAAAGCAAAACATGTATTCCTTCAAAATCAATAGGGTTGGTTTTGGTACAACAAATCTGATTTGATATATAATTCATACAACATCTGTTGACCTTCTGAGTGTTGTTGCTTTTGGGGCTTTTTGGgctgcttttaaaaatattcattatgaTTATTCAGAAACTCGATTTTTCCTCATAACCACGAGACACCTTTTGTCCAGCGATGTCCAACTATTTTAATGATTACTTAGTGCCAAATCTTTgacattttcatataaaacaaTACGCAAGGCTGAATTCCCTGAACACATTGTGTAACAGACACATTGATGTTTCCATTCAAATATATCTGCCAAATATGAACAGGTTTTTACAGCAGGCAGCATTCCAACATTAGTCTCTGCTCTAGACATCATGGGACTGGAGTAAGGCTTGGAGCAGATTTGAAGAATAAACTGCCAGGTTTATTGGCACACAGTATTATTACTTAAACATCCTCCTACTTCTTCCTTGCCAGAAGAGTCACCCATTCTTAATTGGGACAGAGTCTCAATTTTTCTTTAAACAAGAACTTGATTTACTATGTTTGACCTAAATATTAGTAGATCccactaaataaaaacaatcctGCTTCACGATTTCTTACATTAATATCAGTCTTTCAAACAATGTTTCTGTAGCTAAATATTAAACGATATTGCATTGAAGGGGATAGTTGGGTTTATTTAGAtcaaatatattttggaaaagATATTACTGGCAACATCTGCTCAAATCAAGGTACAATGTGCTAACTTACCTCAGATAACTGGGCTCTGTAGTGTGACTTATTGCACTGCAAGAGCTGTGCAGCCAGGTTACAGTCCTTTCTGTATAAGTCCTATTGAGAGTGGCAGAAAAGGAACATTAGATAGCGAAAAGCAAATACACAGTCCTCTAAAGGGCTGCCATTAAGCCTCAGTTTGTAAAAGAAATCACATTGTTATTATTTCTCTTACATTGTCCTCTCTCAGTTTCTCTATGGTCATTTTAGCTTCCATGAGATGATTGTTAAGGACGATGATTTCTCTGCTAAGAGCCCGTTTCTCATCATCATGGTGCTGTGACTGGATGAAAGGAGCACATtttcagaaaggaaaaaaaaacctatgtGATATGCACTGACAATAATATATGCCCTGGTAGACCACCAGTATGAATACAGACAATTTCACAAAGGGAGAAGTCAATGCATGTGTTAAGTCATTCTAGGATACTCCTGCAGCAGATGGGAATTAATCGGCATACTCAAAAGAACATCAATAGAAGGCTGATATCAGATGATTTTCCTTTCATACCTGAACCCTTAACTTTCAGGGTCATCATTGACGTCTTTATGGGCGCAATCTGTTGCTAGAAAAATGTGTTTACTATAACAAACTCAAAATAAACCCTGAGGAGTGAATCCTAATACAGATATGTAATGGTCATACAATGTACCGCAGCAGGCAgcctaattatattttaattgtttcaaaCTTCAAATTAACAAACAAGCTGTGATGCGGATTTTGTGAGTATAATAGACTCACTATCACACTGTCATGTGAAGGCGGATAGGCTGTTGTAATGGACTATAATTAACGTCAGGCGCACCAGTGGCAGTGTATTGATATTCAAATAGACTCTTAGTGCATTCAGCGCTATTGTACATGTTTAACACATTCCCTAATCTTTCACACCAGAAAACACGTACACACACGGACAGAAGTGTGGACAACGATATAAACACTTCCATCCGAAAAACACTTAAAGAGGGTGATGAGTACTTGTTAacacatatgcaaataaaaacattcacacattaaaacaaaaagcaatgcGTGTGCGCTCACCCGGACACCTCTTGTATAATTTGGGCTTTTTTAGAGTGTGGCCGATGTGTGCACTCACATTTCGGTGGATTTTATCCTCTAAGTCCTGGTTGATCCTCTGCAGTGCTGAGTAACTGCTCTGTATTCTGTGGGAAACacatgaacaaaacatttatttttttcaaatccaACATGCACTGAAAGGCCTTAACCCCTTTCCTTATTTCCATAGACACTGTTATATCACAAGTCGGTTACCAAAACTCTCACCACCTGTTCATCTTCATCATTGGTATCTGTTGTGGTATTaattcataacatttattttacaatggaCCAAGGAGCCCAACACATGGCCAGGCTATAACTGTATAACTGACTCCTACACACTTGGCATCAGCCAAGTAAAGTGAAACAGTCTCTGTGTCCCAATTCACTTACCATCCATCCACAATAGTAGGCAAGGTTAGAAACAGAGTTCATCCCAAATTATAGTAGGCTATGTTTAATGCGATTATGCATgcgattaattttacaatccttaacgtgttaagtaagggataatgtacagtacatccagccagttgttctctcagaataaaccccgacagggtgatcaggtcttgtatcagcctgaaggggtttacggttgaaccactgatggcaaatggactattctgatgatgcttttcatacttttctggaccttgacagtgtattttacgttttcatcaaaaaaatcttaaattgtgttcagaagacgaagaaagcttttacgggtttggaatgacatgggggtaagtgattgacaaaattttcattttggggtggagtatccctttacaccagagaaggtgaacatgttggtattcttgtggggAAAAAACTTGCAAGCACTATCACCGACAGCaagttttctttttgaaaagcTAGTTATCTTTGCGGTTTACCTCACGTTATGCTATGGaagctctcttttattttatttttttttattttttttattcctgtgtttGTTAaactttctgtaatttattagtctgtATATAATACAGGATGTGGTgtatgccatgcctcatcttattcgtttttgttaataaacgctTTGTAAGCTATTTTGTCAATGTATCttacagttttattgttgttgtaatttttaattaagaataacaagTTGGCGTTTCACTCTagtccagtggttctcaattgcAGTCTTCGCGgtcccctgctctgcatattttgtatgtttctcttatcgcttcagacgtttgttctattcgaatgtaagtgccctgtgaagtggacatcacaggatattccaccatgattacAGTTCaaagtgaacgtatatgttccattcaaagtccattgaagtgtgcgagatgtgaatttaaattgcatttatttacagaggtataagatgtcacacttgtctgtgtgtagcgcaaatccgtgaataaatgttccgaagtgaggtaaacttcaaccgatttcccctgctcagggagtagggagcaatgaacactgtgtagggaccatgccACTGGGAACAcggttcatgcacggagctcactgctaacgagctgattatctgaattaggtgtgttaacaaagagagacatgcaaaatatgcagagctggggttgtgaggactggaactgagaaccactgctctggTCAATATGGCAGTCATCTCAAATACACCTAGTGGTGTGGAAGTAGCAAAaccaaacattttcattttctgatGACAGGCCCtctcccaaatggcacacttcatgtgtgtgtgtccatcaaGTCTACAAAACTGTAGGGCAGGCAtctccaaccctgttcctggagagctaccgtcctgcagacttcagttccaactctGCTCCACCACACCtatctgtaattatcaagtaaccctgaacaccttgataagctgcttcaggtgtgtttgattggggttggagctgaaatctgcaggaagGTAGCTCACCAGGAGCAGGGATGGAGACCCCTGCTATAGAGTGTCCCATTCATCATTTAAGTTTTCAGAACGGTGCTTGCAAGTGTCCCCTTTGTAGCCACTATGCGCCCTTGATGCATATTTCTGCCAAGCCCGCACTGAGGTGAGCTCCACAGCAGACTTCTACCTAACAGTCAAAGTGGCATTACGTCACAAAAGTGTGGACCCAGGGGAAGAACGCAAGGGTTTAGGGTGGTGCAATTTGGGACGGGGTCATAGAGTACTGCAATTTAGGCTGTAGGTTACTCGCTCGTCTGCTTTTCCAgccttgttgtgtttttaattgcGTTCTTGCAAACTATACTAAAACTCTCAggctaaattttttatttttatttttttaaataaagacttgtCAAGCGTAATAGTGAACTCGTGGTATAGTTCGTTTATAGCCTATGGTTTGCTTTTTACTTCTGGTGACTGTATTTAGGCTCCAAATTTCATAAAAGTTGTGATCATTTGTGAGGATTATCGTGATGAACAAAACGTATAAAaatcacagagcttattttctgcaataattttAATGCCAGTGGAAAAATACTATTGGGTTTGTGtcaagggaaccagggtgattCAGACTTCAAGGTTGGCTTACAAAA
This portion of the Cyprinus carpio isolate SPL01 chromosome A20, ASM1834038v1, whole genome shotgun sequence genome encodes:
- the LOC109113310 gene encoding brain-enriched guanylate kinase-associated protein-like isoform X1; the protein is MRGGLLQKTMKKIYIGKTALKTSRNGCKHQKKSSLQEQKEDLRKRLSYTTHKLELLEREFDSTRQYLETELRRAQEELDKFTDKLRRIQSSYSALQRINQDLEDKIHRNSQHHDDEKRALSREIIVLNNHLMEAKMTIEKLREDNDLYRKDCNLAAQLLQCNKSHYRAQLSELPAEFQERVSLHMEGSSLCHSPYADTVPASVIAKVLEKPDEVCGSQASRSPSPQPKERQGFLVGTSLVGSTERLGLRATFKSDLYSSDTALYCPDERRRERRPSMDVHGQRTVYEPQNSTDSNPEEGSMSLQPGFSQDHFRKFTTSLGGGSSSYSSFSGGGSEDKGQDPPSSAASSPRHQALYMDWRDGGEYEHKSDSSWERESPSTFTKAHTFQPTESSHHQNGSSPIYSRTMSSCYSEPYEPLPPSTSPSITYGDSRRGSAFNPEEEELIGRWRQLSVEDLSAHSHRSPGRASPYSFSEQHFSVRPAKIRLGPLYSSFQEGTDVYHHHAGVVDPFSSPSPDCSPGLRQQQSQPHLYRSKEDSQESEHSLYSPKDGGVAAGGQATEYVDVSPNSSNESLDHGSLEMAAELQHYQPERHSMSPQGTTPPPPPQQPYQKFGTLGLSRKDSLTKAQLYGTLLN
- the LOC109113310 gene encoding brain-enriched guanylate kinase-associated protein-like isoform X2; this translates as MQTISSLQEQKEDLRKRLSYTTHKLELLEREFDSTRQYLETELRRAQEELDKFTDKLRRIQSSYSALQRINQDLEDKIHRNSQHHDDEKRALSREIIVLNNHLMEAKMTIEKLREDNDLYRKDCNLAAQLLQCNKSHYRAQLSELPAEFQERVSLHMEGSSLCHSPYADTVPASVIAKVLEKPDEVCGSQASRSPSPQPKERQGFLVGTSLVGSTERLGLRATFKSDLYSSDTALYCPDERRRERRPSMDVHGQRTVYEPQNSTDSNPEEGSMSLQPGFSQDHFRKFTTSLGGGSSSYSSFSGGGSEDKGQDPPSSAASSPRHQALYMDWRDGGEYEHKSDSSWERESPSTFTKAHTFQPTESSHHQNGSSPIYSRTMSSCYSEPYEPLPPSTSPSITYGDSRRGSAFNPEEEELIGRWRQLSVEDLSAHSHRSPGRASPYSFSEQHFSVRPAKIRLGPLYSSFQEGTDVYHHHAGVVDPFSSPSPDCSPGLRQQQSQPHLYRSKEDSQESEHSLYSPKDGGVAAGGQATEYVDVSPNSSNESLDHGSLEMAAELQHYQPERHSMSPQGTTPPPPPQQPYQKFGTLGLSRKDSLTKAQLYGTLLN